A DNA window from Sulfitobacter noctilucicola contains the following coding sequences:
- a CDS encoding SDR family oxidoreductase: MTRILITGGAGMIGGALAEALPTQDIVVTDLARGNVPEQVQFQRMDVTGSDPDIVIGQLRPDVVVHLASIVTPPPGMTRDTAFAVDVKGTRNVLNACIKHKVKRLVVTSSGAAYGYHADNPIPLTEEAACRGNPEFAYADHKRQVEEMLAVARQHNPELEQVVLRIGTVLGAGTDNQITALFRRKRLLAIKGSDSPFVFIWTRDLARIVERAATDGPAGIYNVAGDGWLSVDELATALGKPVLRLPALAVKAALAVAHPLGLSQYGPEQVRFLQYRPVLDNSQLKRVFGYTPELNSAEVFDLWRREACA; this comes from the coding sequence ATGACCCGCATCCTGATCACAGGTGGCGCAGGTATGATCGGTGGCGCGCTGGCAGAAGCACTGCCGACCCAGGATATCGTCGTTACAGATCTCGCGCGCGGAAACGTGCCAGAGCAGGTGCAGTTCCAGCGAATGGATGTCACCGGTAGCGATCCCGATATCGTCATCGGGCAACTGCGCCCTGATGTCGTCGTTCATCTTGCGTCGATTGTGACCCCGCCGCCGGGCATGACCCGCGACACTGCATTTGCCGTCGACGTCAAAGGCACGCGCAATGTTCTAAATGCCTGCATAAAGCACAAGGTGAAACGGCTGGTGGTCACCAGTTCTGGTGCTGCCTACGGATACCACGCTGACAACCCGATCCCGCTGACCGAAGAAGCAGCCTGTCGTGGGAATCCCGAATTCGCATATGCCGACCACAAGCGTCAGGTCGAAGAAATGCTTGCGGTCGCACGACAGCATAACCCTGAACTGGAACAAGTCGTCTTGCGCATCGGTACTGTTCTGGGCGCGGGAACGGACAACCAGATTACTGCGCTTTTCCGGCGGAAGCGTCTTCTTGCCATCAAAGGCAGCGATAGCCCATTCGTGTTCATCTGGACACGCGACCTCGCCCGTATTGTCGAGCGCGCTGCGACTGATGGACCTGCGGGCATCTACAACGTCGCCGGGGATGGTTGGCTCTCTGTTGACGAGTTGGCAACGGCACTGGGCAAACCGGTTCTGCGCCTGCCCGCATTGGCGGTGAAGGCTGCACTTGCGGTGGCGCATCCATTGGGCCTGTCGCAATACGGGCCCGAACAGGTGCGGTTCTTGCAATATCGCCCGGTGCTGGACAACAGCCAACTAAAGCGGGTTTTCGGCTATACGCCAGAGTTGAATTCCGCCGAAGTATTCGATCTTTGGCGGCGTGAGGCATGTGCATGA
- a CDS encoding alpha/beta fold hydrolase — MSDRKTETHTQDGAEASERQSQLVESIYRIALEPQTYDAFMGRWDAFIQDRLSALDTLRSETGTLETPEVATHFEIAERLLEQTRSVVEAQSATPENGAGLAPDPQFLIDRSGTIVWSNAAATRAFRLKRTTRFDDLGLPDRYRTALAERIETLNTASEHGAPPLIFQMPVLDASDGLAEGDVVHLQAQRLHEKLDSDLLLIGPLAAHWPPSMPNLLATTYGLSQSECEICELLSRAHRPKDVADYRNSSIATVRTQIKSLLVKTGCGSQTELVRLLHLLMRVAESHGPARPAAPISQGKMTTVLLESGILMPVEVHGPASGKPVIFLHGMLDGASLTSQLREALSARGFRFICPTRPWFGDAEPDYGPMETAPARVGGYVREMCEQMGIKDAVVLGHMAGAVYAFASAAQASDHIRAIVNVSGGVPIISRSQFADMSHRQRVVAYTARYTPSLLPFVVRAGISQINSGGTERFMQSLYANASIDMKTLADPEICRVVLEGYKFATRQGHSAFEIDSYQVVRDWSHLVAGSDVPVSLIHGAHDPVVSPKSVRDFAERLGNRASLEIHEDAGQLLLHQFPDRVLRTLAEMSAEPR; from the coding sequence ATGTCCGACAGAAAAACGGAAACGCATACTCAGGATGGTGCCGAAGCATCGGAGCGGCAATCGCAACTCGTTGAGAGCATTTATAGAATTGCTCTTGAGCCGCAGACCTATGACGCCTTCATGGGGCGGTGGGACGCCTTTATCCAAGACCGCCTCAGCGCACTTGATACATTGCGAAGCGAGACTGGCACCCTCGAAACACCGGAGGTCGCAACCCATTTCGAGATCGCAGAGCGCCTGCTGGAGCAAACCCGCAGCGTGGTGGAAGCGCAATCAGCGACACCAGAAAACGGTGCCGGTTTAGCCCCTGACCCACAGTTCCTGATCGACCGCTCTGGGACAATCGTGTGGTCCAATGCAGCTGCTACCAGAGCGTTCCGGCTAAAGCGTACAACACGCTTTGACGATCTGGGGCTGCCAGACCGCTACCGCACAGCCTTGGCGGAACGCATTGAAACTCTGAACACGGCGTCAGAACATGGTGCCCCACCGCTTATCTTCCAAATGCCAGTCTTGGACGCCTCTGATGGGCTGGCCGAAGGGGACGTGGTTCATCTTCAAGCGCAACGGCTACATGAAAAGCTGGACAGCGATCTGCTGCTGATCGGGCCATTGGCCGCGCACTGGCCCCCTTCTATGCCCAACCTACTGGCAACGACATACGGGCTAAGCCAGTCTGAATGCGAGATTTGCGAACTGTTGAGCCGCGCCCACCGCCCTAAGGATGTGGCAGACTATCGAAACAGCTCGATTGCGACTGTGCGCACCCAGATCAAGTCTCTGTTGGTGAAAACGGGTTGTGGGTCGCAGACAGAACTCGTCCGGTTGTTGCATTTGCTGATGCGTGTGGCGGAAAGCCACGGCCCCGCGCGGCCAGCGGCACCTATTTCTCAGGGGAAGATGACCACGGTTCTACTGGAGAGCGGCATCTTGATGCCTGTGGAGGTTCACGGGCCTGCAAGTGGGAAGCCTGTGATCTTTCTGCACGGCATGTTGGACGGAGCCAGCCTTACCTCACAGCTAAGAGAAGCCCTCAGCGCCCGTGGTTTCCGTTTTATCTGCCCGACGCGGCCCTGGTTCGGCGATGCTGAACCCGACTACGGCCCGATGGAAACGGCCCCTGCCCGCGTCGGCGGCTACGTGCGCGAGATGTGCGAACAAATGGGGATAAAGGACGCAGTGGTTTTGGGCCACATGGCGGGCGCGGTATATGCCTTTGCCAGTGCGGCACAAGCATCTGACCACATCCGTGCCATCGTGAATGTCTCAGGCGGCGTGCCCATCATTTCCAGATCGCAATTCGCCGACATGTCCCACCGTCAGCGTGTTGTGGCCTATACCGCACGCTATACGCCAAGCCTGCTGCCCTTTGTCGTGCGTGCCGGCATCAGCCAGATCAATAGTGGCGGCACGGAGCGTTTTATGCAGTCGCTATATGCCAATGCCTCGATTGACATGAAGACACTGGCAGACCCTGAAATATGCCGTGTTGTCCTTGAAGGATATAAATTCGCCACGCGTCAGGGGCATTCGGCGTTTGAGATCGACAGCTATCAAGTGGTGCGCGACTGGTCGCATCTGGTGGCGGGATCGGACGTACCGGTCAGCCTGATACACGGCGCACATGACCCTGTCGTAAGCCCGAAATCCGTACGGGACTTTGCAGAACGCTTGGGCAACCGCGCTTCATTGGAGATTCATGAGGATGCTGGCCAGTTGCTGCTGCATCAATTCCCTGACCGTGTCCTGCGCACCCTAGCCGAGATGAGCGCTGAACCGCGCTGA
- a CDS encoding bile acid:sodium symporter family protein yields the protein MIDEAVLDFSAGSLTLLNSILAIVMFSIAIDLKPSDFKILAKAPKPLIVGLFSQFVVLPVLTFLLVLVAQPQASVALGLILVAACPGGNISNFITHRAGGNSALSVSMTAFATIGAIVLTPLNIAFWGSLYGPSAEILRATTIDPVSIAITISFMLILPLILGVMLNTRRPDITAKLRGPLQWVSMAVFIGFVAIALATNWTLFLAFAGGIAGLVIIHNALGLVGGYATASLAGLSPFDRRAVTIETGIQNSGLGLVLIFGFFGGLGGMAIVAAFWGVWHAISGLILAGIMSRKVTTS from the coding sequence GTGATAGACGAGGCCGTACTCGACTTCTCTGCTGGGTCACTCACCCTTCTCAACTCAATCCTCGCCATTGTGATGTTTTCCATCGCCATTGATCTTAAACCAAGTGATTTCAAGATATTGGCGAAAGCACCCAAGCCGCTGATAGTTGGCCTGTTCTCACAGTTCGTAGTGCTTCCGGTGTTGACCTTTCTGCTCGTGCTCGTCGCCCAGCCTCAGGCCTCTGTTGCATTGGGACTGATCCTCGTGGCGGCTTGTCCGGGCGGTAATATCTCCAACTTCATCACGCACCGTGCGGGCGGCAATTCGGCGCTTTCAGTGTCGATGACCGCCTTTGCGACTATCGGCGCGATCGTGCTGACCCCGCTCAATATCGCGTTCTGGGGGAGCCTTTATGGGCCGTCTGCCGAGATCCTGCGCGCAACCACGATTGATCCGGTCAGCATTGCCATCACAATCAGTTTCATGCTGATCCTGCCGCTTATTCTTGGCGTAATGCTAAACACCCGTCGCCCGGACATTACCGCCAAGCTGCGGGGACCATTGCAATGGGTATCTATGGCGGTTTTCATCGGATTTGTCGCGATCGCACTTGCCACGAACTGGACGCTGTTTCTGGCTTTCGCCGGTGGCATTGCAGGGCTGGTCATTATCCACAATGCCCTCGGGCTTGTTGGCGGTTATGCAACGGCAAGTCTTGCGGGATTGTCCCCTTTTGACCGCAGAGCGGTGACCATCGAAACAGGCATCCAGAATTCCGGCCTCGGGTTGGTTCTTATCTTTGGTTTCTTTGGCGGACTTGGCGGCATGGCGATCGTCGCGGCATTTTGGGGCGTCTGGCATGCAATCTCGGGATTGATCCTTGCTGGCATCATGTCTCGCAAGGTGACTACATCATGA
- a CDS encoding IS6 family transposase — translation MTKTDPFKYFHSSPEIIRLAVMMYVRFPLSLRNVEDLLHERGIDISHETVRYWWNRFGPMFAAEIRRKRVQQKRSYSNWRWHLDEVFVKINGETHYLWRTVDHEGEVLESFVTKRRDRKAALKFLKKSMKRYGRPHILVTDKLRSYRAAMKDIGNADKQETGRWMNNLAENSHLPFRRRERAMQRFRSMRSLQKFVAVHASVCNHFNQERHLYSRENFKLNRTAALAEWHLLGAA, via the coding sequence ATGACGAAAACAGACCCCTTCAAGTACTTTCACAGCAGTCCGGAGATCATCCGCCTGGCGGTCATGATGTACGTTCGCTTTCCACTGTCGCTGCGAAACGTCGAGGACCTGCTGCACGAGCGCGGCATCGACATCAGCCACGAAACGGTGCGGTACTGGTGGAATAGATTTGGGCCAATGTTCGCCGCAGAAATTCGTCGAAAACGCGTGCAGCAAAAGCGGTCGTATTCGAATTGGCGGTGGCACCTGGACGAGGTTTTCGTGAAGATCAACGGCGAGACGCATTATCTTTGGCGCACCGTTGATCATGAGGGTGAAGTGCTGGAGTCCTTCGTCACAAAGCGACGGGATCGCAAAGCGGCATTGAAATTTCTCAAGAAATCAATGAAGCGGTACGGCCGCCCTCATATCTTGGTTACCGACAAGCTCCGATCCTACCGCGCGGCAATGAAGGATATTGGCAATGCCGACAAGCAGGAGACTGGCCGCTGGATGAACAATCTGGCGGAGAATTCACACTTGCCGTTCCGACGACGAGAACGGGCCATGCAACGGTTCCGCAGCATGCGAAGTTTGCAGAAATTCGTCGCCGTTCATGCTTCGGTCTGCAACCATTTCAATCAGGAGCGCCACCTTTACTCACGCGAAAATTTCAAGCTGAACCGAACCGCTGCTCTCGCTGAGTGGCACCTTCTTGGCGCGGCATAA
- a CDS encoding TetR/AcrR family transcriptional regulator codes for MSEMQPPETERKRAPSKRALATKLRVFDAAEKVFADRGFDGATIREIAAEAGEPVGTIHHHGGGKNALFHKTVARRAETLSCDRLNALQQVRSDGDKTLERVLAAFICPFFELSSKDPRWRDYARLVAFVSVDSRWQNISAECFDPVAEVFIEEISSLLPKASRKQIVEGFVYSVSAMLALLTSQNRMGALGAKVDLDSTRIDHLVNFCAAGFRV; via the coding sequence ATGTCTGAGATGCAACCACCTGAAACAGAACGAAAGAGAGCCCCGTCTAAGCGGGCGCTTGCCACGAAACTGCGCGTATTCGATGCGGCGGAGAAGGTGTTTGCAGATCGGGGATTCGATGGGGCAACGATCCGCGAAATTGCAGCGGAGGCTGGTGAACCCGTGGGGACAATCCATCATCACGGAGGCGGCAAGAACGCATTGTTTCATAAAACGGTCGCGCGCCGTGCCGAAACCTTGTCGTGCGATCGCCTGAATGCACTTCAGCAGGTTCGATCCGATGGTGATAAGACACTCGAACGCGTCCTTGCCGCCTTTATTTGTCCGTTTTTTGAATTGTCATCGAAAGATCCACGCTGGCGCGACTATGCCCGCCTCGTGGCCTTTGTGTCGGTTGACAGCCGTTGGCAAAACATCTCAGCCGAGTGTTTCGATCCCGTGGCAGAAGTCTTCATAGAGGAAATCTCAAGTCTTCTCCCAAAGGCGTCGCGAAAGCAGATTGTGGAAGGGTTTGTCTATTCCGTCTCTGCCATGCTGGCGTTGCTCACCTCACAGAACCGGATGGGTGCGTTGGGCGCGAAGGTGGACTTGGATAGCACACGGATCGACCATCTCGTTAACTTCTGCGCTGCAGGTTTTCGCGTTTGA
- a CDS encoding flavin-containing monooxygenase has translation MGDAHRRLALIGAGPMGLAAAKLLVEHGIDFQGFELNSGVGGLWDINAPRSTMYETAHLISSKKMTEFSDFPMRDEVAEYPSHREMKRYFQEFAEHFDLIKHYHFGAEVLSCSPLGDPDEGWRITWRNDAGEHIEEFSGLLIANGTLSEPNMPTFKGDFSGELVHSSEYRSASQFDGKRVLIIGAGNSGCDIAVDAIHHGTACDLSMRRGYYFVPKYVFGKPADTMGGAIKLPMPLKRIIDSTILKWFVGDPQKYGFPKPDYKLYESHPVVNSLVLYHAGHGDLRIRPDVARFEGKTVHFKDGTSEDYDIILAATGYKLDYPFIDNALLNWQGDAPQLYLNCMHPDRDDLFVLGMVEASGLGWQGRHEQAEMVVRYIKGLRENADDARALQQTKAQDFTRATGGVDYIDVPRMAYYVDKATYRKAVTQWIGKLGGQQA, from the coding sequence ATGGGAGACGCGCATAGACGGCTGGCCCTGATAGGGGCGGGTCCGATGGGTTTGGCTGCGGCCAAGTTGCTGGTCGAACATGGAATTGATTTTCAGGGGTTCGAGCTTAATTCGGGGGTCGGTGGTCTTTGGGACATCAACGCCCCGCGCTCGACCATGTATGAGACTGCACACCTGATTTCGTCCAAGAAGATGACCGAGTTTTCGGATTTCCCGATGCGCGACGAGGTGGCTGAATATCCTTCCCACCGCGAAATGAAGCGGTATTTCCAAGAGTTCGCGGAGCATTTCGACCTTATCAAGCACTATCACTTCGGTGCTGAAGTGCTGTCTTGCTCGCCTTTGGGAGATCCCGATGAGGGGTGGCGCATCACTTGGCGCAATGATGCAGGCGAGCATATCGAGGAGTTTTCAGGATTGCTCATAGCAAATGGCACGCTGAGCGAACCGAATATGCCAACATTCAAGGGCGACTTCAGCGGCGAGTTGGTCCATTCTTCCGAGTACCGCTCCGCAAGTCAGTTTGACGGCAAACGGGTCCTCATTATCGGAGCGGGTAATTCAGGGTGTGATATTGCGGTGGATGCGATCCATCACGGAACGGCCTGCGATCTATCGATGCGGCGCGGATACTACTTCGTACCGAAGTATGTTTTCGGCAAACCGGCCGACACCATGGGCGGGGCGATCAAACTGCCTATGCCGCTCAAGCGGATAATAGATAGCACGATCTTAAAATGGTTCGTGGGCGATCCGCAGAAATACGGTTTCCCCAAGCCGGACTACAAGCTTTACGAAAGCCATCCCGTAGTGAATTCGCTCGTGCTCTATCATGCGGGACATGGAGACTTGCGAATACGCCCCGATGTTGCCCGCTTTGAAGGCAAGACCGTGCATTTCAAAGACGGAACAAGCGAGGACTACGACATTATCCTTGCCGCCACAGGCTATAAGCTGGACTACCCGTTTATCGACAACGCGCTTCTGAATTGGCAAGGCGACGCACCGCAACTCTATCTCAACTGCATGCACCCTGATCGGGACGATTTATTCGTGCTGGGAATGGTCGAAGCTTCAGGCCTTGGCTGGCAAGGACGGCATGAACAAGCTGAAATGGTTGTGCGCTATATCAAGGGATTGCGCGAGAACGCGGATGACGCGCGCGCATTGCAGCAAACCAAAGCGCAAGATTTCACGCGCGCGACAGGCGGCGTGGATTATATCGACGTACCACGCATGGCCTATTACGTTGACAAGGCGACATACCGCAAAGCCGTGACGCAGTGGATCGGCAAACTGGGAGGACAACAGGCGTGA
- a CDS encoding SDR family NAD(P)-dependent oxidoreductase gives MKTAVISGGNGGLGRAMADQLEAQGWHCVLLDVNIAGLAKSASRTPIAVDLTDQTALKRAASEVITARPSIDMVIYNAGVTQVAPFDETDADSHRRLFGINYFAAVEMARIFLHPLRESRGTHLAVSSVAGFSPLYGRTAYAASKHAMQGFFSTLRSEEMPFGVRCMIAAPSFVATNTGNAERGDDAIMRPGAAADGIDHMTPEMAAKAILKGVQKGQEFIPVGRVARLATLLVRLSPALYQWAMRRNMRADIPKN, from the coding sequence ATGAAGACAGCGGTTATTTCAGGCGGAAACGGCGGCTTGGGACGTGCGATGGCCGATCAACTTGAAGCGCAAGGGTGGCATTGCGTGCTGTTGGACGTGAACATTGCGGGCCTTGCTAAATCTGCTAGCCGCACGCCAATAGCTGTGGATCTTACGGATCAGACTGCGCTAAAACGTGCCGCATCCGAAGTTATTACGGCGCGCCCGTCAATCGACATGGTGATCTATAACGCGGGAGTGACGCAGGTCGCTCCGTTTGATGAAACGGACGCAGATAGTCATCGGCGGCTCTTTGGGATCAACTATTTCGCCGCTGTTGAAATGGCTCGAATTTTCCTGCATCCGCTCCGTGAAAGCCGCGGCACACATTTGGCGGTCTCCTCGGTCGCTGGTTTTTCACCGCTATATGGGCGCACTGCCTATGCAGCATCGAAACATGCAATGCAGGGCTTTTTTTCTACTCTACGTTCCGAAGAAATGCCTTTCGGCGTGCGCTGCATGATCGCGGCCCCAAGCTTCGTCGCAACCAACACCGGTAATGCCGAGCGCGGTGATGACGCAATCATGCGTCCCGGCGCGGCGGCGGATGGCATAGATCACATGACCCCAGAGATGGCCGCCAAAGCCATCCTGAAAGGAGTGCAGAAAGGGCAGGAATTTATACCTGTCGGCCGTGTTGCGCGTCTGGCAACACTGCTGGTTCGCTTGTCGCCAGCACTTTACCAGTGGGCCATGCGGCGCAATATGCGCGCAGATATACCGAAGAATTAA
- a CDS encoding histidine kinase N-terminal 7TM domain-containing protein yields MLTCFDGLVAEAALWMVIGVSGIAALVLFWMMKFQKFQGKSYYSLTFIAMIWTLLMIGLEAASRTFSCQLQWATLAWLGNGLVPVAWCFFVFSYVGNTTLNKRGVRAVLVVIPTAIFLFAATNQWHNLVYTDASVIPAGVDDIKYVHGPGFYGIIATLYAFVVATLYCLAKAFTRAKRTSWPLLTMLIIITTTPLTANAAYVFLGFTVFGLDPTAFMFTLGILTFTWMLVANRTMDMAFVGQSMLFNAMSEPVILVDRHRNITLMNTAAKSSGLHQGAIPALDDIIENINELDRSENTAQLSVNQRVFEPRIRAIESPLDPMGAAMGWSITFVDITDRIASSAALEEALKRADDANKAKDEFISVVSHELRTPLTSLTGGLTLALSGRLGDVPKPIRTLLSIAHRNGGRLSRLVDNILLAQKIDIDALTLESKSVNLGHLLEESFEENKMFATERGVRLYLGTIMPAVIIGDAFAIRQIIDNLISNAIKFSDENGTVEGVLTTSDDRIRLSITNAGRGIPDGMERQVFGRFEQVRDSGQSSTQGSGLGLHISKKLANQMSGDIFYESQMGVGTTFHVEFQSVAQQANGPAQFLGLPA; encoded by the coding sequence ATGTTGACGTGCTTTGACGGACTGGTGGCGGAGGCCGCCCTGTGGATGGTTATCGGGGTCAGTGGTATCGCGGCTCTTGTTCTTTTCTGGATGATGAAGTTTCAGAAGTTTCAGGGCAAAAGCTACTATTCGCTCACCTTCATCGCCATGATCTGGACGTTGTTGATGATCGGGTTGGAAGCTGCGTCGCGGACATTCTCTTGTCAGTTGCAATGGGCAACTCTGGCGTGGCTGGGCAATGGCTTGGTCCCGGTTGCCTGGTGCTTTTTCGTATTTTCCTACGTCGGAAACACAACGCTCAACAAGCGCGGTGTTCGCGCGGTGCTCGTCGTCATACCCACTGCCATTTTTCTGTTTGCTGCTACCAACCAGTGGCACAACCTTGTCTATACTGACGCCTCAGTCATCCCAGCGGGTGTGGACGATATCAAGTATGTCCACGGCCCGGGCTTCTACGGAATTATTGCCACCTTGTATGCGTTCGTCGTGGCGACCCTCTACTGTCTTGCCAAAGCATTTACCCGAGCGAAACGCACCTCATGGCCTTTGCTGACCATGCTGATCATCATCACAACAACCCCGCTGACAGCGAATGCGGCTTATGTTTTCCTCGGCTTCACTGTTTTTGGTCTGGACCCCACGGCCTTTATGTTCACGCTTGGTATCCTCACCTTCACGTGGATGCTCGTTGCGAACAGGACGATGGATATGGCCTTCGTAGGCCAGTCCATGCTTTTCAATGCGATGAGTGAACCCGTTATTCTAGTCGACAGACATCGAAACATAACGCTGATGAACACAGCCGCGAAAAGCAGTGGATTGCATCAGGGTGCAATTCCTGCCCTGGACGACATCATCGAGAATATCAATGAATTGGACCGCTCTGAGAACACCGCTCAACTGTCCGTTAACCAGCGTGTTTTCGAACCACGAATTCGGGCAATCGAAAGCCCGCTTGACCCGATGGGTGCCGCTATGGGCTGGAGCATCACTTTCGTTGACATCACAGACCGGATTGCCAGCAGCGCGGCCTTGGAGGAGGCGCTTAAACGCGCAGATGACGCAAACAAGGCGAAGGACGAGTTTATCTCGGTCGTAAGCCATGAATTGCGTACCCCGCTTACCTCGCTTACGGGTGGCTTAACACTTGCGCTGAGCGGTCGGCTCGGGGATGTCCCCAAACCCATTCGTACATTGCTCAGCATTGCGCATCGAAACGGAGGCCGGCTTTCACGTCTTGTCGATAACATACTGTTGGCACAAAAGATCGACATCGACGCGCTGACTTTAGAGAGCAAATCTGTTAACCTTGGTCATCTCCTCGAAGAGAGTTTCGAAGAGAACAAGATGTTTGCAACAGAACGGGGTGTGCGGCTTTACCTTGGCACGATCATGCCGGCAGTTATTATCGGCGACGCCTTCGCTATCCGTCAGATTATCGACAACCTGATTTCAAACGCCATTAAGTTTTCGGACGAGAATGGCACGGTCGAAGGTGTACTCACCACGTCGGATGACCGAATAAGGCTATCCATCACAAATGCTGGCCGAGGAATTCCGGACGGTATGGAAAGGCAAGTCTTTGGTCGCTTTGAGCAGGTTAGAGATAGCGGACAATCCTCTACACAAGGTTCCGGTCTGGGCCTGCACATTTCAAAGAAACTGGCCAATCAGATGTCCGGGGACATTTTTTATGAAAGCCAGATGGGCGTGGGAACAACATTTCACGTTGAGTTTCAGTCAGTGGCTCAACAGGCGAACGGGCCCGCGCAATTTTTAGGTTTACCCGCATGA
- a CDS encoding sensor histidine kinase: protein MLKFSSVMGDNDTNLWAVKRRLRDYAYAGRQLLVQRLAIYLCAIFLSGAYYNPYIAAIFLVAVGMFESFDSYVFHRILKQKTWRPENIKNAMIAIHIGALLSTVTISSFCISVARQQSMGDGHFFPQFMLVSAAIFGAMNSHQFLSVLAIRLSIFVLAILYTPIHDLWIVRPPLSSEMWLNLFTMVFVLGFIMELGRNFLAGYSRDLRSREKLEQEHRLTKAALEAKTRFLATMNHELRTPLTSIKGSFDLLNSGGFGSPPQKMERLLEVASRNTNKLKELVDDLLFLQTSDIGKVKFQFKDVDLKEIVEEATERFRPQAVKSGITLQVAYKPGEYRVCADQKRIDQVLMNLLSNAAKFSKKNGTITVALETDEDRVRLLVRDDGIGIQEDSEELVFAEFTQLDSSDGREYDGTGLGLSISKKIVEAHHGEIGYTSELGVGTEFYVELQKVSERPLAS, encoded by the coding sequence ATGTTAAAATTCAGCTCTGTAATGGGAGATAACGATACAAATCTCTGGGCAGTCAAACGTAGGCTGAGGGACTATGCCTATGCTGGCCGACAGCTTCTTGTGCAACGTCTTGCGATCTATCTTTGTGCAATCTTTCTATCCGGCGCTTACTATAATCCTTACATTGCCGCCATTTTCTTGGTTGCGGTCGGGATGTTTGAATCTTTCGACTCTTACGTTTTCCACCGAATTCTCAAACAGAAGACGTGGAGACCAGAGAATATCAAGAATGCTATGATCGCCATTCACATCGGTGCACTTTTGAGTACCGTTACGATTTCTTCCTTCTGTATTAGCGTTGCTCGACAACAGAGCATGGGGGATGGGCACTTCTTCCCGCAATTCATGTTGGTCTCAGCCGCAATTTTTGGAGCTATGAACAGCCATCAATTTCTTTCAGTGCTGGCTATACGCCTAAGCATATTCGTCCTTGCGATCCTGTATACTCCGATCCACGATCTTTGGATCGTCAGGCCACCGTTATCTTCGGAAATGTGGCTCAATCTCTTCACTATGGTTTTCGTGTTGGGTTTTATCATGGAGCTGGGAAGGAATTTTCTGGCTGGGTACTCTCGTGACCTTCGATCGCGGGAAAAACTTGAACAAGAACATCGGCTTACAAAAGCGGCGTTGGAAGCAAAGACACGTTTTCTCGCGACCATGAACCACGAACTGCGCACCCCGTTGACTTCCATAAAGGGCTCGTTCGACCTTCTGAACTCTGGCGGGTTTGGATCACCCCCTCAAAAAATGGAACGACTTTTGGAGGTAGCTTCACGGAACACCAACAAGTTGAAAGAACTGGTTGATGATCTGCTGTTTCTCCAGACCTCAGATATTGGGAAAGTCAAATTCCAATTTAAGGACGTGGACCTGAAAGAAATCGTTGAAGAGGCAACGGAACGTTTTCGGCCACAGGCGGTGAAGTCCGGGATCACACTTCAAGTAGCATACAAACCGGGTGAATACCGGGTTTGCGCCGACCAAAAGAGGATTGATCAGGTCCTCATGAACTTGCTGTCCAATGCCGCTAAGTTCTCGAAGAAAAATGGAACCATCACCGTCGCTTTAGAAACGGACGAGGACAGAGTGAGACTTTTGGTGCGCGACGATGGTATTGGAATACAAGAAGATTCAGAGGAGTTGGTGTTCGCAGAGTTCACACAGTTAGACTCAAGTGACGGGCGCGAGTATGACGGCACAGGCTTAGGATTAAGCATTTCAAAGAAAATTGTTGAAGCCCATCATGGAGAAATCGGCTATACGAGCGAGCTTGGTGTGGGCACGGAATTTTACGTTGAGTTGCAGAAAGTGTCTGAGCGACCGCTCGCTTCTTAA